A window from Melospiza melodia melodia isolate bMelMel2 unplaced genomic scaffold, bMelMel2.pri scaffold_363, whole genome shotgun sequence encodes these proteins:
- the LOC134434429 gene encoding ankyrin repeat domain-containing protein 34A-like, with amino-acid sequence MPSAAVPPGALPMIPAEGSALLRAVSQGKFRLTRLLLEGGAYINEGNAAGTTPLMAACRAGYAEPPEQPRMVQYLLENGADPNIPDKAGKTALMHACAERAGPAVVATLLAHGADPSARDYGGGSALVYALERGDRETLQVLLDACRERGRDVIIITSATSPRGTKTTRQYLNSPPSPALCASPSQVQVRAAASPGAGGRDEERDVFRFPPAAPEPARAGPKRQLKRLNSEPWGLAVEGVRGGPSEGTQGPAEGARRALDEMRGHPEGTRGPSEGSWGSPEGTSGPQEQLAAGLEGLRLRPRRHSVEGRDVSGLPGAAWAERVPPVPAPGRWVPADPPRGKPLRRDPPNPELGSAPGPLRHPAGLLERRGSGTVPPEPPGRAGLLPPLPPRALLRRHSMQPEALRNLGAFCGGLGPEPGS; translated from the coding sequence ATGCCCAGCGCCGCGGTGCCCCCGGGGGCGCTCCCCATGATCCCGGCCGAGGGCTCGGCGCTGCTCCGCGCCGTCTCCCAGGGCAAATTCCGCCTGACCCGCCTGCTGCTCGAAGGGGGAGCCTACATCAACGAGGGCAACGCGGCGGGCACCACGCCGCTGATGGCGGCGTGCCGGGCGGGCTACGCCGAGCCCCCCGAGCAGCCGCGGATGGTTCAGTACCTGCTGGAGAACGGCGCCGACCCCAACATCCCCGACAAGGCGGGCAAAACCGCGCTGATGCACGCGTGTGCCGAGCGAGCCGGCCCCGCCGTGGTGGCCACGCTGCTCGCCCACGGCGCCGACCCCAGCGCCCGCGATTACGGCGGGGGCTCGGCGCTGGTCTACGCCCTGGAGCGGGGGGACCGGGAGacgctgcaggtgctgctggacGCGTGTCGGGAGCGAGGCCGCGATGTCATCATCATCACCTCGGCCACGTCGCCCCGAGGCACCAAGACCACCCGGCAGTACCTGAACTCGCCGCCCTCGCCCGCTCTGTGCGCGTCGCCGTCGCAGGTGCAGGTGCGGGCGGCGGCGTCGCCGGGGGCCGGCGGGAGGGATGAGGAGCGCGATGTGTTCCGCTTCCCTCCCGCCGCTCCGGAACCGGCCCGCGCCGGGCCCAAGCGGCAGCTGAAGAGGCTCAACTCGGAGCCGTGGGGGCTGGCGGTGGAGGGGGTGCGGGGGGGACCCTCGGAGGGGACGCAGGGACCCGCAGAGGGAGCGCGGAGAGCGTTAGATGAGATGCGGGGACACCCCGAGGGGACGCGGGGACCCTCGGAAGGGTCGTGGGGTTCTCCTGAAGGGACATCGGGCCCTCAGGagcagctggcagcagggctggaggggctgCGGCTGCGCCCCCGCCGGCACAGCGTGGAGGGACGCGATGTCTCGGGGCTGCCCGGAGCCGCCTGGGCAGAGCGGGTGCCCCCCGTGCCCGCCCCGGGGCGCTGGGTTCCCGCCGATCCTCCACGGGGCAAACCCTTGCGCCGGGACCCCCCTAACCCCGAGCTGGGTAGCGCTCCCGGGCCGCTGCGGCACCCGGCGGGGCTGCTGGAGCGCCGCGGCTCCGGGACGGTCCCGCCGGagccgccgggccgggcggggctgctgccgccgctgccgccccgaGCGCTGCTCCGCCGCCACTCCATGCAGCCGGAGGCGCTGCGGAACCTCGGCGCTTTCTGCGGGGGGCTGGGACCCGAGCCTGGCTCGTAG